The genomic interval GAAATTGAACAGGTTATCAATTCGGTTGATGTTTGCCACATTGGTATGGTCGATTTGGAGGGAAACCCTTATGTTTTACCCTTTAACTTTGGATATGATCAAGGTATTCTTTACTTTCATTCAGGTCCTGAAGGTAGAAAGATAGATATTTGGAAACATAACCCAAGCGTATGTGTAGCTTTTAGTTCCGACTACCATTTACGCTACCAGCATGAGGATGTTGCTTGCTCATGGTCAATGAAGTACCGTAGCGTTCTTATTTACGGTAAGGTTGAGGAAATAACTAGTTTAGATGAAAAGAGGAAATGTATGAATATTATCATGAAAAAATATTCTGGTCGCGATAATTTTGAGTATAGTATGCCAGCCATTATGAATGTAAAAGTATTCAGAGTGACTCCTGAAAAGGTTGAAGGAAAGGCTTACGGATACTAGCGAAATCCAGCAATATTTTGA from Tenuifilum sp. 4138str carries:
- a CDS encoding pyridoxamine 5'-phosphate oxidase family protein codes for the protein MKSRIITQRAEIEQVINSVDVCHIGMVDLEGNPYVLPFNFGYDQGILYFHSGPEGRKIDIWKHNPSVCVAFSSDYHLRYQHEDVACSWSMKYRSVLIYGKVEEITSLDEKRKCMNIIMKKYSGRDNFEYSMPAIMNVKVFRVTPEKVEGKAYGY